In Pseudomonas sp. FP1742, the DNA window AGGTAATAAGGTGGGGCATCCCATGGTGCGTCTTTGTGCAACGTTACTGATTTGCCTGTTCGGCAGCCTGAATTCAGTGCACGCCGCGCCTGTGCTGTTTCCTCACTGGAGCGTCGGTTTCCATGAGATGACATTCCTCGACCCGCTGGACTTGCAGCCGATGCGCGCCATCGCCTTTTATCCGTCCAGTGAGAGGGAGCACTCCAGCAAGCTCGAGGGCTACACAGTCGAAGCCGGTGAAGACACCAAAGTCGCTATCGGACGCTTCCCGATGCTGATGCTGTCCCATGGCAACACCGGAACCCCGCTGGCGCTGCACGATCTGGCCACCTCGCTGGCACGCAAGGGGTTTGTGGTGGTGGCGGTGATCCATCCCGGCGACAACTCCAAAGACCACAGCCGTCTCGGCACCTTGAGCAATCTTTACGGGCGGCCGATCCAGATTTCCGAAGCCATTACCGCGACCTTGGGCGACCGTATGCTTGCGCCCTTCGTCAATGCCGATCAGGTCGGGGTAATCGGCTATTCGGCGGGCGGTGAGACCGCGTTGATCCTGTCCGGCGCCACTCCGGATCTGGACCGTTTGCGCCGCTATTGCCATGAGCGCCCGGACGATCACGATGCCTGCAACACGCAAGGTGAATTGGTCGTCGACCGCGATGACCTGCAGCCCGTGGCGGATCCGCGGGTGCATGCCTTATTGTTGATGGCGCCGCTGAGTCTGAAATTTGGCCGCCATACCCTGGCCGACGTACATGTGCCGGTGCTGCTGTACAGCGGCGATGGCGACAAACTGGTGGCATTCGACAAAAACGCCGCAGCCCTGGCGCGTAAACTGCCGACCGCGCCAGACTTCAAATTGCTAGCCGGGGCAGGGCACTTCGTGTTCCTGGCGCCGTGCAACGAAGAACAGATCGCCGCCATGCCGGCGCTGTGCACCGATGCCGACGGCGTCGACCGCAAGGATATTCACCGCAACCTGATCTCTGAAGCCGGCCGTTTCTTCTCCCATGCCCTGGCTAAACCCACTCGCGCCGGTATGCAAACCGCCGATCAATAGGGCCCCCGAAACCCCTGTGGGGGCGGGCTTGCTCGCGAAGAGGGCGTATCAGTCGACATCAATGTTGCCTGACCCACCGCATTCGCGAGCAAGCCCGCTCCCACAGGAGATTTGCAGCAGGCTTTAGACAGTCGCCCGGTGCTTCAGAAACAAGGTCAACGCCAGTCCGGTGACCGACAACAACGCCGCACTAAAGAAAATCCACGAATACCCCAGATTCAACGCCACCGCGCCCATCAGCGGCCCGGCAATCGCCAGCGCCAGATCGAAAAACACCGCATAGGCACTCAAACCCGCGCCGC includes these proteins:
- a CDS encoding dienelactone hydrolase codes for the protein MVRLCATLLICLFGSLNSVHAAPVLFPHWSVGFHEMTFLDPLDLQPMRAIAFYPSSEREHSSKLEGYTVEAGEDTKVAIGRFPMLMLSHGNTGTPLALHDLATSLARKGFVVVAVIHPGDNSKDHSRLGTLSNLYGRPIQISEAITATLGDRMLAPFVNADQVGVIGYSAGGETALILSGATPDLDRLRRYCHERPDDHDACNTQGELVVDRDDLQPVADPRVHALLLMAPLSLKFGRHTLADVHVPVLLYSGDGDKLVAFDKNAAALARKLPTAPDFKLLAGAGHFVFLAPCNEEQIAAMPALCTDADGVDRKDIHRNLISEAGRFFSHALAKPTRAGMQTADQ